A section of the Triticum dicoccoides isolate Atlit2015 ecotype Zavitan chromosome 7A, WEW_v2.0, whole genome shotgun sequence genome encodes:
- the LOC119332196 gene encoding AAA-ATPase At3g28580-like, which yields MAAALVERWAGLGSAVATVIFLWSVVQNYVPPTFRLYLTTWATKLAACFNPYLQITISEYGAERFQRSDFFLAVEAYLSDACARRARKLKAELGKDSKNLLVSVDDHEEVTDDFSGITIWWYASKRQSKANVISLYPGGDEKRFYRVVFHRQHRDLVVDSYLPFILGEGRAVTVKNRQRRLFTNNASGSWNPYRGKSVWSHVPFEHPATFDTLAMHPDEKEAVIDDLMAFQESKEYYAKVGKAWKRGYLLYGPPGTGKSTMIAAMANFLDYDVYDLELTAVKNNTELRKLFIETTGKSIIVIEDIDCSVDFTGKRRKDKKASSDKDSDNDDKPKLLIEPEKDDATKVTLSGLLNFIDGLWSACGGERIIIFTTNHKEKLDPALIRRGRMDKHIEMSYCRFEGFKVLAKNYLDVIEHELFGEVQRLLEETDMSPADVAENLMPMSKKKKRDPDVCLIGLIEALKQAKEEAAAVKVKEAEEAQAKKAKEIEETEVKKGKEEDKEKDKAPEAANGDIKQGDK from the coding sequence ATGGCAGCGGCATTAGTGGAGAGGTGGGCGGGGCTCGGATCGGCGGTGGCGACCGTCATCTTCCTCTGGTCCGTGGTGCAGAACTACGTGCCCCCCACCTTCCGCCTCTACCTCACCACCTGGGCCACCAAGCTCGCAGCCTGCTTCAACCCCTACCTCCAAATCACCATCTCCGAGTATGGCGCCGAGCGTTTCCAGCGCAGCGACTTCTTCCTCGCCGTCGAGGCCTACCTCAGCGATGCGTGCGCCCGCCGCGCGCGCAAGCTCAAGGCCGAGCTTGGCAAGGACAGCAAGAACCTCCTGGTCTCCGTGGACGACCATGAAGAGGTCACTGACGACTTCTCTGGGATCACCATCTGGTGGTACGCCTCCAAGAGGCAGTCCAAGGCCAACGTCATCAGCTTATACCCCGGCGGGGACGAGAAGCGCTTCTACCGGGTCGTCTTCCATCGGCAGCATCGCGACCTTGTCGTTGACTCGTACCTTCCTTTCATCCTCGGCGAGGGCCGCGCTGTCACTGTCAAGAACCGCCAACGCCGCCTCTTCACCAACAATGCTAGCGGCAGCTGGAACCCCTACCGGGGCAAAAGCGTCTGGAGCCACGTCCCCTTCGAGCACCCCGCCACCTTTGACACGCTCGCCATGCACCCCGATGAGAAGGAAGCCGTCATCGACGACCTCATGGCGTTCCAGGAGAGCAAGGAATACTATGCCAAGGTCGGCAAGGCATGGAAGCGTGGGTACCTCCTTTACGGACCGCCCGGCACCGGCAAGTCCACCATGATCGCAGCCATGGCGAACTTCCTCGACTACGACGTCTACGACCTTGAGCTCACGGCGGTCAAGAACAACACCGAGTTACGGAAGCTCTTCATCGAGACAACGGGCAAGTCCATCATCGTCATAGAGGACATCGACTGCTCCGTCGACTTCACAGGAAAACGCCGCAAGGACAAGAAGGCCTCAAGCGACAAGGACTCCGACAACGATGACAAGCCGAAGCTACTGATAGAGCCAGAGAAGGACGATGCCACCAAGGTGACGCTCTCGGGCCTGCTTAACTTCATCGACGGGCTGTGGTCTGCTTGCGGAGGTGAGcggatcatcatcttcaccaccaacCACAAGGAGAAGCTGGACCCGGCGCTGATCCGGCGGGGTAGGATGGACAAGCACATCGAGATGTCCTACTGCCGCTTTGAGGGCTTCAAGGTGCTCGCCAAGAACTACCTAGATGTCATTGAGCATGAGCTGTTTGGGGAAGTTCAGCGCCTGCTCGAGGAGACCGACATGTCGCCCGCTGACGTTGCAGAGAACCTGATGCCCATgtcgaagaagaaaaagagggACCCGGATGTGTGCTTGATAGGCCTAATCGAGGCGCTCAAGCAGGCCAAGGAGGAAGCGGCGGCGGTCAAGGTGAAGGAGGCAGAGGAGGCTCAAGCGAAGAAAGCCAAGGAGATAGAGGAGACAGAGGTGAAGAAAGGCAAGGAGGAAGACAAAGAGAAGGACAAAGCACCCGAGGCAGCCAATGGGGATATTAAGCAAGGTGACAAGTGA